In Humulus lupulus chromosome 7, drHumLupu1.1, whole genome shotgun sequence, the following are encoded in one genomic region:
- the LOC133788724 gene encoding uncharacterized protein LOC133788724, which translates to MTKPSKNTSLSSTYSPNQNEKEKRCNIITDIFFSLINFPSFLSFLPTAIPTLDLPLSNLLYSSIEDFFSLSFSMDSFNQRSGFRYNLNSDTINDANGASEFSGILEIYVHNARNIHNICIYDKQDVYAKFSLTYNPDEILSTRVISGGGKNPDFNENLRMKVTQLDAVLKCEIWMLSRARNLMEDQLLGFALVPISQVVRKGKVTQDYSLSSTDLFHSPAGTVQLTLSLNTSLPISPSLNPLSEFSANSSITSEVVLLDRKISEVILDPVEYCRVEFPDINVVRENQQMVSEYFDLARHGCGVKPGSGGVASFLHLGASPQLGDDYEMTLNSSEETVSPNGSIQNSGFFSSTTTSLSDDKNSSDSIEKKNGMVGESSNSGNASVTTEAGNHGPSACPDTPTSKKGREVRDEKESKFSCKEEEDNNNKREGNLGSSQFGHVFSAPLGSINLEAEQSAMQQQIVDMYMRSMQQFTESLAKMKLPMDLDKAECQDHSDAIRSHNNKLEVEKKKDGSRVFYGSRAFF; encoded by the exons ATGACAAAACCATCAAAGAACACATCACTATCTTCCACCTACTCTCCCAACCAAAACGAGAAAGAGAAACGATGTAACATCATCactgatatttttttttctttgattaaTTTTCCATCCTTTCTTTCATTCCTACCTACTGCCATACCAACTCTTGACCTTCCACTAAGCAATCTCCTTTATTCTTCCATC GAGgattttttttccctttctttttccatGGATTCGTTTAATCAGAGAAGTGGATTCCGGTACAATCTCAACTCGGACACAATAAACGATGCGAATGGTGCTTCTGAGTTTTCGGGGATTCTTGAAATCTATGTCCATAATGCTAGGAACATTCACAACATATGTATCTATGATAAACAAGATGTGTATGCAAAATTTTCTCTTACTTATAATCCAGATGAGATCCTCTCTACTAGAGTCATCAGTGGAGGTGGTAAGAACCCTGATTTCAATGAGAATTTGAGGATGAAAGTTACTCAGCTTGATGCTGTACTCAAATGTGAAATCTGGATGCTTAGCAGGGCTAGGAACCTTATGGAAGACCAGCTTTTGGGGTTTGCTCTTGTCCCAATTTCACAAGTGGTTAGAAAAGGAAAAGTGACCCAAGATTATAGTCTCTCTTCCACTGATCTATTCCATTCTCCAGCAGGGACTGTCCAATTGACTCTTTCTCTTAACACATCTTTGCCTATTAGTCCTTCCCTTAATCCGTTATCTGAATTTTCTGCTAATTCATCTATAACTTCAGAGGTTGTTCTGCTTGATCGAAAAATTTCGGAAGTGATCTTGGACCCAGTTGAGTATTGTAGGGTTGAGTTCCCTGATATCAATGTAGTGAGGGAGAATCAGCAAATGGTGTCTGAGTACTTTGATTTGGCAAGGCATGGCTGTGGTGTCAAGCCTGGTTCTGGTGGAGTTGCTTCATTTCTTCATCTTGGTGCATCTCCTCAGCTAGGTGATGACTATGAAATGACTTTAAATTCGTCTGAGGAAACTGTTTCTCCTAATGGGAGCATCCAGAACTCTGGCTTCTTTAGTTCTACTACAACAAGTTTGAGTGATGATAAGAATTCGAGTGATTCAATCGAGAAAAAGAATGGTATGGTAGGGGAATCATCAAATTCTGGTAATGCATCTGTAACTACAGAAGCAGGAAACCATGGCCCAAGTGCTTGTCCAGATACTCCAACTTCGAAAAAAGGAAGGGAAGTTAGAGATGAGAAAGAGTCAAAATTCTCATGTAAGGAAGAGGAGGACAACAACAACAAAAGAGAAGGAAATTTGGGTTCTTCTCAGTTTGGCCATGTGTTTTCAGCTCCACTTGGGAGTATCAATCTTGAGGCTGAACAGTCTGCAATGCAGCAACAAATAGTGGACATGTACATGAGAAGCATGCAACAATTCACCGAGTCTTTGGCAAAGATGAAGCTGCCAATGGACCTTGATAAGGCGGAATGTCAAGATCATAGTGATGCTATTCGAAGCCATAACAACAAATTAGAAGTTGAgaaaaagaaggatggatcgAGGGTGTTCTATGGTAGCCGGGCTTTCTTCTGA
- the LOC133788725 gene encoding uncharacterized protein LOC133788725 translates to MTSVIKMDGDDQLPSAPHHLSLQDQGEMSNKAEIQENGFGNHGGVCAICLDKIVLQEIALVKGCEHAYCVTCILRWATYGKNPSCPQCKHPFEFLNVHRSLDGSIHDYMFEESVCLLLRATWFTPLTVVGREVTYDDPEDYYPFEEEDCDDDLDEVYFNSSSSIRIGNRRWGDNGFVRGGRQEARPVHRSNFEDPGAGTSRQPRQKEAAKDKTGRRAKRALKREAADKAAAAKHEQHLARLGRK, encoded by the exons ATGACTTCGGTCATCAAAATGGACGGCGATGATCAACTCCCAAGTGCTCCTCATCATTTATCTCTCCAAGATCAG GGGGAAATGTCGAATAAGGCAGAGATTCAAGAAAATGGGTTTGGGAATCATGGTGGGGTTTGTGCGATATGCTTGGATAAGATAGTGCTTCAGGAAATTGCTCTGGTAAAAGGTTGCGAGCACGCATACTG TGTAACTTGCATCCTTCGATGGGCTACATATGGTAAAAATCCAAGCTGTCCTCAGTGTAAGCATCCGTTTGAGTTCCTCAATGTTCATCGTTCCCTTGATGGCAG CATCCATGATTACATGTTTGAGGAAAGTGTCTGCCTCCTTCTGAGGGCCACTTGGTTTACACCTTTGACCGTGGTGGGTCGTGAAGTTACATATGATGACCCTGAAGATTATTATCCATTCGAGGAAGAAGATTGTGATGATGATCTAGATGAAGTTTACTTTAACAGTTCATCAAGCATTCGCATTGGTAACCGTAGATGGGGAGACAACGGATTTGTTAGGGGTGGTCGCCAAGAAGCCAGGCCAGTTCATCGGTCAAATTTTGAGGACCCTGGTGCTGGTACATCTCGTCAGCCTAGACAAAAAGAGGCTGCAAAAGATAAAACTGGCAGGCGAGCTAAGAGAGCACTGAAGCGTGAAGCTGCTGATAAGGCAGCTGCTGCGAAACATGAGCAGCATTTGGCTAGGTTGGGTAGGAAATAG